The Brachionichthys hirsutus isolate HB-005 chromosome 1, CSIRO-AGI_Bhir_v1, whole genome shotgun sequence genome has a window encoding:
- the igdcc3 gene encoding immunoglobulin superfamily DCC subclass member 3 codes for MASARRRRLGACFLGVLLNAITGVMCEAELSFALEPRDIIAVQEQPLVLHCQVNGIPPVTMQWRHNGLLLTRDQHHATFINGSLLIGHFLKTRSDGSSDEGDYECVAQNAFGLVVSRKARILAATMADFHVQPESVHVEESGVARFQCQIHGLPEPVISWEKDSRPVDTKNERFTLLPTGVLQITGVRDEDSGQFCCVAHNSAGVKHSAEALLSVSGSQSSVYKEPMILVGPENLTLTVHQTAILECVATGYPRPIVSWSRLDGRPIGVEGIQVLGTGNLMISDVGVQHSGVYVCAANKPGTRVRRTAQGRLVVQAPAEFVQPPQSIARPVGTTAIFTCQAQGEPEPQLTWLKNGQILEPGGHVKLRNNNSTLTIYGISQDDEAIYQCIAENSAGSTQASARLTVLLADGLPGVPAHVQAEALSPTAIRVSWREPNQNTQDIIGYVLHFRRTSDPAEKEHETVSKVTLQQVIRDLEPSTSYTFYVKAYTSHGASEPSGSVTESTRGEVPAPPSLRTKAVNSSAIQATWEPSFKMGQHHGFRLFYKRAHAAQFTGPITFPRNVTQYNITRLDPALAYEIKLLAFNQHGDGNSTTRVVSLQEAVEKSVSDVPCDCVKDEQGRTSTTGIVIGIHIGVTCIIFCILFLVFSYRGRLKMCKAIQATPQARSGAVLESSSSSQGAAGLTGTARRAPEVNGSVAGKKVEDSNELERLFTQPNMQEASLSDSYVLNEARLSTIPLDRVAVEREMPFREPPAGGAGQQEQG; via the exons ATGGCATCAGCgcggcgccgccgcctcggTGCGTGCTTTCTGGGAGTCCTCCTCAATGCTATAACCG GTGTGATGTGCGAGGCGGAGCTCTCCTTCGCCCTGGAGCCCCGTGACATCATCGCCGTGCAGGAGCAGCCCCTCGTGCTGCACTGCCAGGTGAACGGCATCCCCCCGGTCACGATGCAGTGGCGGCACAACGGCCTGCTTTTGACTCGGGATCAGCACCACGCCACCTTCATCAACGGCTCGCTCCTCATTGGACACTTCCTGAAGACCAGATCCGATGGCTCGTCGGACGAAGGCGACTACGAGTGCGTCGCCCAGAACGCCTTCGGGCTGGTGGTGAGCCGCAAGGCCCGGATTCTTGCTGCCA CCATGGCCGACTTCCATGTCCAGCCAGAGTCGGTGCATGTTGAGGAATCCGGCGTCGCTCGGTTCCAGTGCCAGATCCACGGCCTGCCGGAGCCGGTCATCAGCTGGGAAAAAGACAGCCGGCCGGTGGACACCAAGAACGAGAG GTTCACCCTCCTGCCTACAGGTGTTCTCCAGATCACCGGCGTGCGGGACGAGGACAGCGGACAGTTCTGCTGCGTGGCCCATAACAGTGCAGGAGTCAAACACAGCGCCGAGGCcctgctttctgtttcag gctccCAGTCATCTGTTTACAAAGAGCCCATGATCCTGGTTGGTCCAGAAAACCTCACCCTCACTGTTCACCAGACCGCCATCTTGGAGTGCGTTGCCACCGGATACCCTCGGCCGATCGTGTCTTGGAGCAGACTAG ACGGCCGCCCCATCGGCGTGGAAGGAATCCAGGTGCTCGGGACCGGGAATCTGATGATTTCGGACGTCGGTGTGCAGCACTCGGGCGTTTACGTGTGCGCCGCCAACAAACCAGGAACCCGTGTGCGTCGGACCGCTCAGGGGCGCCTCGTGGTCCAAG CGCCGGCGGAGTTCGTTCAGCCCCCGCAGTCCATCGCTCGGCCTGTCGGCACCACCGCCATCTTCACCTGCCAGGCGCAGGGCGAGCCTGAGCCTCAGCTCACCTGGCTGAAGAACGGGCAAATCCTGGAGCCCGGGGGCCACGTCAAACTCCGGAACAACAACAG CACGTTGACCATATATGGCATCAGCCAGGACGACGAGGCCATCTACCAGTGCATCGCCGAGAACAGCGCCGGCTCCACTCAGGCCAGCGCCCGCCTCACGGTGCTATTGGCCGACGGACTCCCCGGCGTGCCCGCCCACGTGCAGGCCGAGGCCCTCTCGCCCACCGCCATCCGGGTGTCCTGGAGGGAGCCCAATCAGAACACCCAGGACATCATCGGCTACGTCCTCCACTTCCGCAGGACCTCAG ACCCGGCGGAGAAGGAGCACGAGACCGTCAGCAAGGTGACGCTGCAGCAGGTCATCCGGGACCTGGAGCCCTCCACGAGCTACACCTTCTACGTCAAGGCTTACACGTCCCACGGGGCCAGCGAGCCGTCGGGCAGCGTCACCGAGAGCACTCGGGGGGAGG TGCCCGCGCCGCCGTCCCTCCGCACCAAGGCGGTGAACAGCAGCGCCATACAAGCCACATGGGAACCTTCCTTCAAGATGGGCCAGCATCACGGCTTCAGGCTGTTCTATAAGCGAGCGCACGCCGCCCAGTTCACCGGGCCAATCACCTTCCCTCGCAACGTCACCCAGTACAACATCACTCGGCTGG ATCCCGCGCTCGCCTACGAGATCAAGCTGCTGGCGTTCAACCAACATGGCGACGGCAATTCGACCACGCGAGTCGTCTCGCTTCAGGAGGCGGTGGAGAAGTCCG TGTCGGACGTCCCGTGTGACTGCGTGAAAGACGAGCAGGGCAGGACGTCCACTACGGGCATCGTAATCGGCATTCACATCGGAGTCACCTGCATCATCTTCtgcatcctcttcctcgtcttcagCTACCGCGGCAG GTTAAAGATGTGTAAGGCCATCCAGGCCACCCCCCAGGCGAGGAGCGGCGCGGTGCTGgagtcctcgtcctcgtcccagGGGGCCGCTGGGCTGACCGGGACAGCCAGGAGAGCGCCGGAGGTCAACGGCAGCGTGGCGGGGAAGAAAGTGGAGGACAGCAACGAGCTTGAGAGGCTCTTCACTCAGCCCAACATGCAAGAAGCCAGCCTG TCTGATTCCTACGTGTTGAACGAAGCCCGGCTGTCCACGATACCGCTGGATCGGGTCGCAGTGGAGCGAGAGATGCCGTTCCGAGAGCCTCCTGCAGGGGGAGCAGGTCAGCAGGAGCAAGGCTGA